A region from the Nostoc sp. HK-01 genome encodes:
- a CDS encoding UbiH/UbiF/VisC/COQ6 family ubiquinone biosynthesis hydroxylase, with protein MALTQLTQTLSPQQPAADKRGYDYDLVIVGGGIVGLTLAAALKDSGLNILLIEAKVTSASVAKGQAYAVHLLSALIYQGIGVWDKILPQIAKYRHVRLSDADYPDVVEFATADLAKDTPELGYVAEHQALLQPLQEFVQKCPNVNYLCPAEVVNTQHQQDIVAIDIKIFEQIYTVRSKLLVAADGSRSPIRQAAGIKTHGWKYWQSCIVAFVKPEKPHNDTAYERFWPSGPFAILPLPGNRCRIVWTAPHEEAKALCALDDDQFLAELSRRYGDQMGKLELLGDRFVFPVQLMQSDRYVLPRLALIGDAAHNCHPVGGQGLNLGIRDAAALAQVIQTAYAKGEDIGKIQVLKRYERWRKLENLTILGFTDLLDRMFSNQILPLVMLRRLGLWLMQRVPLLKVFALKLMIGLKGRTPQLAQRF; from the coding sequence ATGGCGCTAACCCAACTTACTCAAACTCTTTCCCCTCAGCAACCCGCAGCAGACAAACGGGGATACGACTATGATTTGGTAATTGTCGGCGGTGGAATTGTTGGGTTAACCCTAGCCGCTGCTTTAAAAGACTCTGGCTTGAATATTCTGCTAATTGAAGCCAAGGTGACATCAGCATCCGTGGCTAAAGGACAAGCTTACGCAGTCCATTTGCTTTCGGCGCTGATTTACCAAGGTATTGGAGTTTGGGACAAAATATTACCCCAAATTGCCAAATACCGCCATGTGCGGCTTTCTGATGCGGATTATCCTGATGTGGTGGAATTTGCAACTGCTGATCTTGCTAAAGACACACCAGAGTTAGGTTACGTTGCTGAACACCAAGCTTTGTTGCAGCCTTTGCAGGAATTTGTTCAGAAATGCCCTAATGTAAATTATCTATGTCCGGCGGAAGTAGTTAATACACAACATCAGCAGGATATAGTGGCAATCGATATCAAGATTTTTGAACAGATATATACAGTCCGCAGTAAGTTATTAGTGGCGGCGGATGGATCGCGATCGCCTATTCGCCAAGCAGCAGGTATCAAAACTCATGGTTGGAAATATTGGCAATCTTGTATAGTTGCTTTTGTCAAACCAGAAAAACCCCACAACGATACTGCTTACGAAAGATTTTGGCCTAGCGGCCCGTTTGCGATTTTACCTTTACCGGGGAACCGTTGCCGCATTGTCTGGACAGCACCCCATGAAGAAGCAAAAGCCTTATGTGCTTTGGATGATGATCAATTTTTGGCAGAATTAAGCCGCCGTTACGGTGATCAAATGGGCAAATTGGAATTATTAGGCGATCGCTTCGTCTTCCCAGTCCAACTCATGCAAAGCGATCGCTATGTCCTCCCCCGTTTGGCATTAATTGGTGATGCAGCCCACAACTGTCATCCCGTTGGTGGACAAGGTTTAAATCTCGGTATTCGAGATGCAGCAGCTTTAGCGCAAGTTATCCAAACAGCCTATGCTAAAGGCGAAGATATTGGCAAAATTCAAGTCCTCAAACGCTATGAACGCTGGCGGAAACTAGAAAACCTGACAATTTTAGGTTTCACCGATTTATTAGACCGGATGTTTTCTAACCAAATCTTACCCTTAGTGATGTTGCGTCGTTTGGGTTTATGGTTGATGCAGCGCGTTCCCCTATTAAAGGTATTTGCCTTAAAGTTAATGATTGGTTTAAAGGGGCGGACTCCGCAATTAGCACAGCGGTTTTAA
- a CDS encoding transcriptional regulator, whose protein sequence is MVVKPDNSTALESWQQVLAPYNLGYRIKLLSQLLTRKFTEKLEPFGLTPFHWLVLCCLWQEDGLPTSSIGEKLQQVGGTLTGVLDRMEERGLVRRERDVHDRRIWRIWLTDAGKDLEKILPPLAAELREDAMRGISSDDREFFSQLLNRAIANLS, encoded by the coding sequence ATGGTTGTCAAACCTGATAATTCTACCGCATTAGAGTCGTGGCAGCAAGTTTTAGCACCTTACAATTTAGGTTATCGAATCAAGCTGCTTTCACAACTGCTTACCCGGAAGTTTACTGAAAAACTAGAGCCTTTTGGACTAACACCATTTCATTGGTTGGTATTGTGCTGTTTGTGGCAAGAAGATGGTTTACCCACATCCAGTATTGGTGAGAAGTTACAACAGGTGGGTGGAACGTTAACAGGCGTACTAGACCGAATGGAAGAACGCGGCTTAGTTCGTCGAGAACGAGATGTGCATGATCGCCGCATTTGGCGCATCTGGTTAACTGATGCTGGTAAAGACTTAGAAAAAATATTACCTCCCCTAGCCGCAGAATTACGTGAAGATGCCATGCGTGGTATTTCTTCCGATGACCGTGAATTCTTTTCTCAACTGCTAAATAGAGCAATTGCTAACCTATCTTAA
- a CDS encoding EmrB/QacA family drug resistance transporter: MANVSAVAPERIPLRTWIGVLASMLGAFMAVLDIQITNASLQEIQASLGATLEEGSWISTAYLVAEIVVIPLTGWLSRVFSLRLYLLVNTVLFIFFSICCAWAWDLNSMIVFRALQGFTGGVLIPSSLTVVLTTLPPAKQSIGLAAFAITAVFAPSIGPTLGGWLTENYSWEYSFYINVFPGALMLAGVWYGIKQVKPQIQLLKQGDWWGIISMAIGLGSLQVVLEEGSRKDWFGSPLILRLSIIAAIFLTLFFLIELTRKQPFINLSLLRYRNFALASVVNVSLGIGLYGSIYILPLYLAQIQQYNALQIGEVLIWAGIPQLFIIPFIPKLMQRIDVRFMVALGVTLFAISAFMNAGLTNQTGLDQLRWSQLVRAMGQPLIMVPLTSIATAGLNPKDAGSASGLFNMMRNMGGSLGIAILATLLTNREQFHSNRLGDAVSLYNPETQQRIDQMTQYFISRGADLSTAQNQAIASISNVVRREAFVMAFNDCFYFIGLALLVSGIAILFIKKVKATGGAVAH; this comes from the coding sequence ATGGCTAATGTTTCTGCTGTAGCGCCAGAACGCATACCGTTAAGAACTTGGATTGGTGTATTAGCCAGTATGCTTGGTGCCTTTATGGCAGTTTTAGATATCCAAATTACTAACGCTTCATTGCAAGAAATTCAAGCATCTTTAGGCGCAACTTTAGAAGAAGGTTCTTGGATTTCTACTGCTTATCTGGTTGCAGAAATTGTCGTTATTCCCTTAACAGGATGGTTATCGCGGGTTTTTTCTCTCAGGCTTTATTTACTAGTTAATACAGTATTATTTATTTTCTTCTCTATTTGCTGTGCTTGGGCATGGGATTTGAATTCCATGATTGTTTTCCGGGCTTTGCAAGGCTTTACAGGCGGAGTTTTAATTCCTTCATCTTTAACGGTTGTTTTAACAACATTACCACCAGCAAAGCAATCAATAGGATTAGCTGCATTTGCGATTACAGCAGTTTTTGCACCATCAATTGGCCCAACTTTAGGCGGTTGGTTAACAGAAAATTATAGTTGGGAATATAGCTTTTATATCAATGTATTTCCTGGGGCATTAATGCTGGCTGGTGTGTGGTATGGAATTAAGCAAGTCAAACCCCAAATACAGTTATTAAAACAGGGTGACTGGTGGGGAATTATTTCAATGGCTATTGGCTTAGGTTCCTTACAGGTAGTGTTAGAAGAAGGTAGCCGCAAAGATTGGTTTGGTTCACCATTGATTCTGCGCTTGAGTATTATTGCTGCAATTTTTCTGACGTTATTTTTCTTGATTGAATTAACTCGTAAGCAACCATTTATTAATTTAAGTTTATTACGTTATCGCAACTTTGCTTTAGCAAGTGTCGTTAATGTCTCCCTGGGAATAGGATTATATGGCTCGATTTATATTTTGCCTTTATATCTCGCCCAAATTCAACAATATAATGCTCTGCAAATTGGTGAAGTGTTAATTTGGGCGGGTATTCCGCAATTATTTATTATTCCTTTTATTCCCAAACTTATGCAACGCATTGATGTGCGGTTTATGGTGGCTTTAGGTGTTACTTTATTTGCGATTAGTGCATTTATGAATGCAGGTTTAACTAATCAAACAGGGTTAGATCAATTGCGGTGGTCACAACTAGTTCGCGCTATGGGACAACCATTAATTATGGTTCCGCTAACATCAATTGCAACTGCGGGTTTGAATCCCAAAGATGCAGGTTCAGCCAGTGGTTTATTTAATATGATGCGAAATATGGGTGGTTCCCTAGGAATTGCTATTTTAGCAACCTTATTAACTAATAGAGAGCAATTTCACTCAAATCGATTAGGAGATGCCGTATCTTTATATAACCCAGAAACGCAACAGCGAATTGACCAGATGACACAATATTTTATCAGTCGCGGTGCAGATTTAAGTACTGCTCAAAATCAGGCGATCGCATCTATTTCTAATGTCGTCCGCCGCGAAGCATTTGTTATGGCTTTTAACGATTGTTTTTATTTTATTGGTCTAGCTTTGTTAGTCAGCGGTATTGCTATTTTATTCATTAAAAAAGTGAAAGCAACTGGCGGTGCAGTTGCCCATTAG
- a CDS encoding heme peroxidase: MAAQRDTSRDGLNNKIQTLVLTNFKGLWQLLQSNESIKRKVNKALLNSLIYKIPTRPNPYSMMTLDKHIPDTDKEKKTDTYTSWDSLNDRTYTGRHLPPNPKLNDPNNLPKVEDLAILFRKRDGKTIYSSKSTMLFPYWVQWFTDSFLRLDHTNKLKNTSNHEIDLCNVYGLTRKQTHLLRSFKGGKFKTQKLKRQDGVEEEYPLFYYADPAQGIVDPQFVGLYEPVNDEKRQPADKKQYLFAMGVERANVQIGYVMLNTLCLREHNRLCDVLASNYPDWDDERLFQTSRNILMAIILKIIMEEYINHITPYHFKLFADPEAFTKESWYRTNHMSIEFDFVYRWHSAIPETFTCNGKPTHVATTLWNNKILIDQGLGALMEETCSQPGTRIGLFNTPDILVELAELPSIRLGRELQLASYNDYRELCGFPRVNSFDQITGDEFTQQKLKEFYGHVDNIEFFVGLYSEDVRQNSTIPPLVARLIGIDAFSQALTNPLLSPKIFNKDTLSPIGWEIYQTTNTVSDLVNRNVPSSGKKYKVTFDLHKE; this comes from the coding sequence ATGGCTGCTCAAAGAGACACATCTAGAGACGGTTTAAACAACAAAATTCAAACATTAGTTTTAACTAATTTTAAAGGGCTTTGGCAATTACTTCAAAGCAACGAATCTATCAAACGTAAAGTTAACAAAGCATTACTAAATAGTCTCATCTACAAAATTCCTACTCGTCCTAATCCCTACAGTATGATGACACTAGATAAGCATATTCCTGATACAGATAAGGAGAAGAAAACAGATACTTATACTTCCTGGGACTCACTCAACGATCGCACTTATACCGGAAGACATTTACCACCCAATCCCAAGTTAAACGACCCAAATAATCTACCAAAGGTTGAAGACCTAGCAATTTTATTCCGCAAAAGAGACGGGAAAACAATTTACTCTAGCAAATCAACAATGCTGTTTCCCTATTGGGTGCAGTGGTTTACTGATAGTTTCCTCCGTCTCGACCACACTAATAAATTAAAAAATACATCCAATCATGAAATTGATTTGTGTAATGTTTATGGTTTAACTAGAAAACAAACACATCTTTTACGCAGCTTTAAAGGTGGTAAATTTAAAACTCAAAAACTCAAACGGCAAGATGGTGTAGAAGAAGAATATCCTCTATTTTATTATGCTGATCCAGCACAGGGCATAGTTGACCCGCAATTTGTCGGTCTTTATGAACCCGTCAATGATGAAAAAAGACAGCCAGCAGATAAAAAACAATATCTGTTTGCAATGGGGGTAGAACGCGCCAATGTGCAAATTGGCTATGTCATGCTCAATACTCTCTGTCTGCGGGAACATAATCGTTTATGTGATGTATTAGCCAGTAATTATCCCGATTGGGATGATGAACGCCTCTTCCAAACTTCGAGAAATATTCTTATGGCAATTATTCTCAAAATAATTATGGAAGAGTACATTAACCATATAACTCCTTATCACTTTAAACTATTTGCTGATCCTGAAGCTTTTACAAAAGAAAGTTGGTATCGTACCAATCATATGTCAATTGAATTTGACTTTGTTTATCGCTGGCATAGTGCGATTCCTGAAACATTTACTTGTAACGGCAAACCCACTCATGTTGCTACAACTCTCTGGAATAATAAAATATTAATTGACCAAGGGTTAGGAGCGTTAATGGAAGAAACTTGTTCTCAACCAGGAACAAGAATTGGTTTATTTAACACGCCTGATATATTAGTTGAATTAGCTGAATTACCTTCAATCAGACTGGGACGGGAACTGCAATTAGCCAGCTACAACGATTATCGAGAATTGTGTGGTTTCCCCAGAGTTAACAGCTTTGATCAAATTACTGGTGATGAATTTACTCAACAGAAACTAAAAGAATTCTATGGTCATGTTGATAATATTGAGTTCTTTGTAGGACTCTACTCTGAAGATGTGCGCCAAAATTCAACCATCCCGCCTTTAGTAGCGCGTTTAATTGGGATTGATGCCTTTTCTCAAGCACTAACTAATCCTTTGTTATCACCTAAAATCTTTAATAAAGATACTCTTTCGCCTATAGGCTGGGAAATATATCAAACTACAAATACCGTCTCAGATTTAGTTAATCGCAACGTTCCGTCATCAGGCAAAAAGTACAAAGTTACTTTTGATTTACATAAAGAATAG
- a CDS encoding TPR repeat-containing protein, with protein sequence MKILPISSMILTLIAAIGGSPLVLALPPKVVLQGNAQITEKQPVKLAQLQDDNNSERSQLVQQANALYNQGDLTGAEKILRRLNKKYPEDAFGHFQLGNVLLRQKQPEAAISSYQEAIRLKPKYALAYNALGVVYATQDRWDDAISQYRKALEINANYGEAMTNLGQALWQVNKKDEAVASLEKALNIFKTQSRNDKVYQIQQMLKQIRTADDPSVS encoded by the coding sequence ATGAAGATTCTACCTATTAGTAGCATGATCCTAACTCTAATAGCTGCAATTGGTGGATCACCATTAGTGTTAGCACTTCCCCCAAAAGTGGTGTTACAAGGAAATGCACAGATTACTGAAAAACAACCAGTTAAACTAGCACAGTTGCAAGACGACAATAATTCAGAGCGATCGCAATTAGTGCAACAAGCGAATGCTTTATATAATCAAGGAGATTTAACAGGTGCCGAAAAAATTCTACGTAGATTGAATAAAAAATATCCCGAAGATGCTTTTGGGCATTTTCAACTAGGCAATGTACTCCTCCGCCAAAAGCAGCCTGAAGCAGCTATTTCATCATATCAAGAAGCAATTCGCCTCAAGCCAAAATATGCCTTAGCTTATAATGCACTGGGAGTTGTTTATGCAACTCAAGACCGCTGGGATGATGCTATTAGTCAATATCGCAAAGCTTTAGAAATAAATGCTAATTATGGCGAAGCAATGACGAATTTAGGACAGGCACTATGGCAAGTTAATAAAAAAGATGAGGCGGTTGCTTCTCTAGAAAAAGCTTTAAATATTTTTAAAACCCAAAGTAGAAATGATAAGGTTTATCAAATTCAACAAATGTTAAAACAAATCAGAACTGCGGATGATCCTAGTGTGTCTTGA
- a CDS encoding pentapeptide repeat-containing protein, whose amino-acid sequence MSMSSESGTSISKPVRFWKKPLTVDTRELFKSLGKAAMDGGFGNWSELAKDLVEASAALGLAETSEEIGWLLIYRSLIQAMLSLVEEKRNLLFEKPNQSDQELLYSRLNESLASQELRIDQEFFNNPKALPILATIKDAFSNWLQYFSLTTVQAQTISDRLPTYFIFALHQEWAEHPDKYACLKEEVDTPFTQANAQERSWMRYTAWLQKQVAEPIFDETFGLDKVYIPLRAYYKVPIKTQKNNYSDRLRQEEDNFKQVVVDLKTELEDWLHKPASGDAIRVISGGPGSGKSSFAKIFAAEQAAKGEIQVLFIPLHRFEVEDNLVKAVGEFVKANGFLQHNPLEDNDQSRLLIIFDGLDELAMQGKQGAEVAQKFIQKVERKVDNSNQHETCLQVLITGRELVVQANTNQFDKCPQEILHILPYFIPEYERDKYKDENKSLDIDQRQFWWQQYSQAKDKQYNGLPPALDQGKLIEITAQPLLNYLVALSYDRGEVEFSENSNLNTIYADLLKAVYERRWGDKQKHPIAQEFNIADDEEFALILEEIALACWHGNGRTTTVSKIEKKCGTNSHINKLFKEYQQAAEAGVTRLLTAFYFRQNGVQEQEKTFEFTHKSFGEYLTARRIVSELSWIHKQLNKRQTDRYHREGWDETEALKNWAILCGTSPINRYLFDFIYDEIKLQNPADVENWQQSLCHLIGFMLRHGMPMELLPEIKNFHQANQQARNAEEALLVVLNACARVTQNISKIEWPDLETSEASEELKASNAFGAWISRLYGQRVSWGADVLCLDCLSFLDLQNCILITKDFYIANFEEANLRGAILHETILEEANLQEANLQEAILLWANLKRANLREANLAGANLREANLREANLREANLRGASLQGANLREANLREASLEGANLEGANLEGANLEGAILEGAILKGAILKGAIVEWPKLLPANFEDEDLEDITDFDDDLDSNSNE is encoded by the coding sequence ATGAGTATGAGCAGTGAATCTGGGACATCTATTAGTAAGCCTGTTCGATTTTGGAAAAAACCACTAACGGTAGATACTAGAGAACTATTTAAATCTCTTGGTAAAGCTGCTATGGATGGGGGTTTTGGAAATTGGTCAGAGTTAGCAAAAGATTTGGTAGAAGCATCAGCAGCACTTGGTTTGGCAGAAACATCAGAAGAAATAGGCTGGTTGCTTATTTACCGTTCTTTAATTCAGGCAATGCTAAGTTTGGTAGAAGAAAAGCGAAATTTACTCTTTGAAAAACCAAACCAAAGTGACCAGGAATTATTATATAGTCGCCTCAACGAGTCCTTAGCAAGTCAAGAGTTGCGTATTGACCAAGAGTTTTTTAACAATCCTAAAGCTTTGCCAATTTTAGCGACAATTAAAGATGCTTTTAGTAATTGGTTGCAATATTTTAGCCTGACTACAGTTCAAGCCCAGACAATTAGCGATCGCCTACCTACTTATTTTATCTTTGCCCTACATCAAGAATGGGCAGAACATCCAGATAAATATGCTTGTTTAAAAGAAGAAGTCGATACTCCCTTTACTCAAGCCAATGCACAAGAACGCTCATGGATGCGTTATACTGCTTGGTTGCAAAAACAAGTAGCAGAGCCGATATTTGATGAAACTTTTGGCTTAGACAAAGTTTATATTCCCTTACGGGCTTATTATAAAGTCCCGATTAAAACTCAAAAAAATAATTATTCTGATCGTCTACGTCAAGAAGAAGATAACTTTAAGCAAGTTGTCGTTGATTTAAAAACTGAACTAGAAGATTGGTTACATAAACCTGCGTCTGGAGATGCTATTCGGGTAATTAGTGGTGGCCCTGGTAGTGGTAAATCTTCTTTTGCCAAAATCTTTGCTGCTGAACAAGCTGCAAAAGGAGAAATTCAAGTTTTATTTATACCTTTACACCGTTTTGAGGTTGAAGATAATTTAGTTAAAGCAGTGGGTGAGTTTGTTAAAGCTAATGGTTTTTTACAACATAACCCCCTAGAAGATAATGATCAATCACGGTTACTAATTATCTTTGATGGCTTAGATGAACTTGCCATGCAGGGCAAGCAGGGTGCAGAAGTAGCCCAAAAATTCATTCAGAAAGTAGAAAGAAAAGTAGATAACTCTAATCAGCACGAAACTTGCTTACAAGTTTTAATTACTGGGCGTGAATTAGTAGTGCAAGCCAACACAAATCAGTTCGATAAATGCCCACAAGAAATATTACATATTCTGCCTTACTTCATACCTGAATATGAAAGGGATAAATACAAAGACGAAAACAAATCGCTTGATATAGATCAACGGCAGTTTTGGTGGCAGCAGTATTCGCAAGCCAAGGATAAGCAATATAATGGTTTACCCCCAGCTTTAGACCAAGGAAAGCTGATAGAAATTACTGCTCAACCTTTGTTAAATTATCTAGTTGCTTTGAGTTATGACCGTGGGGAAGTGGAATTTTCAGAAAATAGTAACTTAAATACTATTTATGCAGACTTACTCAAAGCTGTTTATGAACGCCGTTGGGGAGATAAACAAAAACATCCCATAGCTCAAGAGTTTAACATAGCAGATGATGAAGAGTTTGCCCTTATTTTAGAAGAAATTGCCCTAGCTTGTTGGCATGGCAACGGTAGAACTACAACAGTAAGTAAGATAGAAAAGAAATGTGGCACTAATAGTCATATCAATAAACTATTTAAGGAGTATCAGCAAGCAGCAGAAGCGGGTGTAACTCGTCTGTTAACAGCATTTTATTTCCGGCAGAATGGAGTTCAAGAACAGGAAAAAACCTTTGAATTTACTCATAAAAGTTTTGGAGAATATCTCACAGCCAGACGTATAGTGAGCGAACTAAGTTGGATTCACAAACAGTTAAATAAACGTCAAACAGACCGCTATCATCGTGAAGGGTGGGATGAAACTGAGGCATTAAAAAACTGGGCTATTCTTTGCGGTACATCCCCAATTAATAGGTATCTGTTCGATTTCATTTATGACGAAATCAAGTTACAAAATCCCGCAGATGTTGAAAATTGGCAACAAAGCTTATGCCATTTAATTGGTTTTATGCTGCGTCACGGAATGCCAATGGAACTTTTGCCTGAAATCAAAAACTTTCATCAAGCTAACCAACAAGCGCGTAACGCCGAAGAAGCTTTGTTAGTTGTTTTAAATGCTTGCGCCAGGGTGACGCAAAATATTTCTAAGATTGAATGGCCTGATCTTGAAACTTCTGAAGCATCTGAAGAACTAAAAGCTTCTAATGCTTTTGGGGCTTGGATTTCTCGTTTATATGGGCAAAGAGTTAGCTGGGGTGCTGATGTATTGTGCTTAGATTGTCTCAGTTTTTTAGATTTACAAAACTGTATTTTAATTACGAAAGATTTTTATATTGCGAATTTTGAAGAGGCGAATCTTCGAGGGGCGATTCTTCACGAGACGATTCTTGAAGAGGCGAATCTTCAAGAGGCAAATCTTCAAGAGGCGATTCTTCTATGGGCGAATCTTAAACGGGCGAATCTTCGAGAGGCGAATCTTGCAGGGGCGAATCTTCGAGAGGCGAATCTTCGAGAGGCGAATCTTCGAGAGGCGAATCTTCGAGGGGCGAGTCTTCAAGGGGCGAATCTTCGAGAGGCGAATCTTCGAGAGGCGAGTCTTGAAGGGGCGAATCTTGAAGGGGCGAATCTTGAAGGGGCGAATCTTGAAGGGGCGATTCTTGAAGGGGCGATTCTTAAAGGGGCGATTCTTAAAGGGGCGATTGTTGAATGGCCGAAACTTTTACCAGCAAATTTTGAAGATGAAGACTTAGAAGACATCACAGACTTCGATGATGATTTAGATTCAAACTCTAATGAGTAA
- a CDS encoding HlyD family secretion protein, with the protein MTTTTFNGRNKEKTAVVETEMITDTETLETAIATPEAPETDVQPEVEKKDKPRSKKRLPLILAGLGVGAIAVGTFGYNYWQFASTHEETDNATVTGHVHQVSSKIPGTVAQVLVNDNQEVQPGQLLVKLDPRDYQSKVQQAAAALENARSQAQAAAANIALSSETTSGKTTQAQGDVSNAIAAISTAQAAVQEAQAGIPAAQAAVQEAQAGIPAAQAQVAQTNANLQKAETDYNRYNSLYKEGAIARQQLDAAKAAYDVALAQKNAAVQGVQQAQARLASARVGVAKAQSQLAQAQEGVTSAQAKLAASRGGLQQATAGGQDTSVKRGQYEAAKAAIAQAEASLKDAQLQLSYTNITAPSGGRVGKKTVEVGNRIQAGSPLMAIVDNENWVVANFKETQLERMKAGQPVEVKLDAFPHHTFSGRVDSVSPASGAQFALLPPDNATGNFTKVVQRIPVKIVLDQKSMQGYDSRITPGMSAEVTVEVK; encoded by the coding sequence ATGACGACAACTACTTTCAACGGACGCAACAAAGAGAAAACAGCTGTTGTCGAAACAGAAATGATTACGGATACCGAAACTTTAGAAACAGCGATCGCCACACCAGAAGCACCAGAAACTGATGTACAGCCAGAGGTAGAGAAAAAAGACAAACCTCGTAGTAAAAAGCGATTGCCTTTAATTTTGGCTGGTTTGGGTGTAGGTGCGATCGCCGTAGGTACATTTGGTTATAACTATTGGCAGTTTGCTTCCACCCACGAAGAAACAGACAACGCTACGGTGACAGGACATGTTCACCAAGTTAGTAGCAAAATTCCGGGAACAGTTGCCCAAGTTTTAGTTAACGATAACCAAGAAGTGCAACCGGGACAGTTATTAGTCAAACTCGACCCCCGCGATTATCAAAGTAAAGTGCAGCAGGCCGCCGCCGCCTTAGAAAATGCCCGTAGCCAAGCCCAAGCCGCCGCCGCCAATATTGCCTTAAGTTCTGAAACCACTAGTGGAAAGACAACTCAAGCGCAAGGTGATGTTAGTAATGCAATAGCGGCAATTTCCACCGCCCAAGCAGCAGTACAAGAAGCCCAAGCTGGAATTCCCGCCGCCCAAGCAGCAGTACAAGAAGCCCAAGCCGGAATTCCCGCCGCCCAAGCCCAAGTAGCCCAAACCAACGCTAATTTGCAAAAAGCGGAAACAGATTATAACCGTTACAACAGCTTGTATAAAGAAGGGGCGATCGCGCGTCAACAGTTGGATGCAGCCAAAGCAGCTTATGATGTGGCTTTAGCGCAGAAAAATGCGGCTGTCCAAGGAGTTCAACAAGCCCAAGCTAGGTTAGCCTCAGCCAGAGTTGGAGTAGCCAAAGCCCAATCTCAACTAGCACAAGCCCAAGAAGGTGTCACCAGCGCCCAAGCCAAACTTGCAGCATCGAGAGGTGGGTTGCAACAAGCGACAGCTGGCGGTCAAGATACTAGTGTGAAACGGGGTCAATACGAAGCGGCTAAAGCAGCGATCGCCCAAGCCGAAGCATCATTAAAAGATGCCCAATTGCAGTTATCCTACACCAACATTACGGCTCCTAGTGGCGGACGAGTTGGTAAAAAAACCGTGGAAGTTGGGAATAGAATCCAAGCGGGATCACCATTAATGGCGATCGTTGATAACGAAAATTGGGTAGTAGCCAACTTCAAAGAAACTCAATTAGAAAGGATGAAAGCAGGACAACCAGTAGAAGTGAAACTGGATGCTTTTCCCCATCACACCTTTAGCGGAAGAGTTGACAGTGTTTCGCCAGCTTCCGGCGCGCAATTTGCCTTGTTACCGCCAGACAACGCTACAGGTAACTTTACCAAAGTTGTACAACGTATCCCCGTCAAAATAGTTTTAGACCAAAAGAGTATGCAAGGTTACGACTCACGGATTACACCAGGGATGTCTGCGGAAGTTACTGTTGAAGTGAAGTGA